A stretch of Episyrphus balteatus chromosome 2, idEpiBalt1.1, whole genome shotgun sequence DNA encodes these proteins:
- the LOC129910865 gene encoding PDZ domain-containing protein 8 isoform X2 — protein sequence MDLTSLLLFGFISVVIGAVLMLIVQYYIYVRFCDMPQTSNEQKDFNEKYALPEDIHENATKFDPESKSPLMALNLIMQFLFHELKHTSRVRKWFYRKLSLELDELVTKTTTGKLFDKLTLKDLDLGDQFPEIKILTVHDLDIHETEGRIENLDLQLDIKYTGNFRMAVDAVMVLGKKASLTLKVKRLSGLARLQFTRKPYTHWSLSFLGDPELDLGIESKFQGRHMQSNISSLISNQIRRAVRRKHTLPKHKLRYKPFFQENDEEIDADIQPNGLLEVKISELSRLLIPNATITDVYCTLTMASLAWVEAKQKDDRNVIVSIDVEIHKAKNQQIGILFKQGEHNVEIEAVLPNTPAIKSQLRSGDTLISIEGTRVNSIQQVAKIVKALSKSVFFLRIERLIPGIIRNDAILEDLDVYEDLGEPKPPPTPKLIPHGVELLSQPPLTGNPLPRQVRSNSSSESSISNTPTNSPKKTKLIAKAIKKTLTRESSDTSVISAEDNKSIGKTRAREDSLSNSMPPIAIPPVRSEVMDVEHYQQHSTIDCSIDNLIHMDDICRFKLNSNCKYLNLCVYGKCTGDSVLLGFLNIPVKSVIGECMETSLIEMMKTYHLVPPVQQDLKAHDLSSMSGFNPNMCFGDILMAFSWDGNPIQGEIVKKPLKAKSSSEKLEEIEKSEATTAASSPKTHNFVRTHFHRATQCDFCGKKIWLKDAVQCRDCSMTCHKKCITKCQNSTVCGPVDCSGVLNTISTTAQQPEFTVTEAPSSTATTSIDEPSEEEQQKLIDTKTSTEPVVHRQSLTGLIAQGLKRVNSANNLAIPGISSSLSQNSKSLPPSPQHSPSRKQSLVNQGVSPFITVTQILESIPNDLEKLSNEQINSITEPIINIGRDEDVMTLAKDASKELFGDRTSVERMSKINELLTKLRLALDSETSNHSKLLEVNPNESSIIKSISNDSTRSQSNEKIQESDAPISPNSKEALARKAFDLGKSEERVQALSVIMLYLCTGLQHAQGVAFQ from the exons atggATTTGACCAGCCTTTTGTTGTTTGGCTTTATATCGGTGGTGATTGGAGCTGTTCTAATGCTGATTGTTCAATATTATATTTATGTTCGTTTTTGCGATATGCCACAAACTAGCAATGAACAAAaggattttaatgaaaaatatgcaCTGCCTGAG GATATACACGAAAATGCAACAAAATTTGATCCTGAAAGTAAATCCCCCCTGATGGCACTCAATTTGATAATGCAATTCCTATTCCATGAATTGAAGCACACCAGCAGAGTACGGAAGTGGTTCTACCGGAAGCTTTCGTTGGAACTGGATGAATTGGTTACGAAGACCACTACAGGCAAATTATTCGATAAGTTGACG CTCAAAGATCTTGATCTCGGTGACCAATTTCCAGAAATAAAAATACTCACCGTTCACGATTTGGATATTCACGAAACAGAAGGTCGTATTGAAAATTTAGACTTGCAATTAGATATAAAATACACTGGTAATTTTCGAATGGCAGTTGATGCAGTAATGGTTTTGGGGAAAAAAGCTTCATTGACATTAAAAG TTAAACGATTATCTGGATTGGCAAGACTTCAATTTACCAGAAAACCCTACACCCATTGGTCACTAAGTTTCCTTGGTGATCCTGAACTTGATTTAGGTATTGAATCTAAATTTCAAGGCCGTCACATGCAATCCAATATCAGTAGTCTAATATCAAATCAAATTCGAAGAGCAGTTCGTCGCAAACACACTCTACCAAAACATAAACTCCGATATAAACCGTTTTTCCAAGAAAACGATGAAGAAATCGATGCTGATATTCAACCTAATGGTTTATTAGAAGTTAAAATATCTGAACTTTCTCGTCTGCTAATTCCCAATGCAACTATTACCGATGTTTATTGCACCTTGACAATGGCTTCTTTAGCATGGGttgaagcaaaacaaaaagatGACCGAAATGTTATTGTTTCAATAGATGTGGAAATACACAAGGCGAAAAATCAACAAATCGGTATCCTATTTAAACAGGGTGAACATAATGTTGAAATCGAAGCAGTTCTACCAAATACTCCAGCAATTAAATCCCAACTTCGATCCGGAGATACACTTATTTCGATTGAAGGAACAAGAGTTAACTCTATTCAGCAGGTCGCTAAAATTGTCAAAGCTCTCAGCAAGTCGGTATTTTTCCTACGAATTGAACGTTTAATACCTGGAATTATACGTAACGATGCTATTTTGGAAGATTTAGATGTCTACGAGGATCTTGGTGAACCAAAACCTCCTCCCACACCTAAACTAATACCTCATGGTGTTGAACTACTAAGCCAGCCACCTTTGACTGGAAATCCCTTACCAAGACAAGTTCGAAGCAATTCCTCGAGTGAATCGAGTATTTCGAACACACCAACTAATTCACCTAAAAAGACAAAACTCATTGCCAAAGCTATTAAAAAGACTCTTACTCGAGAAAGTAGTGACACTTCTGTCATTTCTGCAGAAGATAATAAATCAATTGGTAAAACAAGGGCTAGAGAAGATTCACTAAGCAATTCAATGCCTCCAATTGCAATTCCCCCAGTACGAAGTGAAGTCATGGATGTCGAACACTACCAACAACATTCAACTATTGATTGCTCTATCGACAATCTTATCCATATGGACGACATTTGTCGTTTCAAACTGAATTCAAATTGCAAGTATTTGAATCTCTGTGTCTATGGCAAATGCACTGGAGACAGCGTTCTTCTAGGATTTTTAAACATTCCAGTTAAAAGTGTTATTGGCGAGTGCATGGAGACAAGCTTAATTGAGATGATGAAGACATATCACCTTGTACCCCCAGTTCAGCAAGattt AAAAGCTCACGATCTATCGTCGATGTCAGGATTTAATCCAAATATGTGTTTTGGAGATATTCTCATGGCCTTTTCATGGGACGGAAATCCGATTCAGGGTGAAATTGTGAAGAAACCATTAAAGGCCAA AAGTTCCTCAGAAAAATTGGAAGAAATTGAAAAGTCTGAAGCCACAACTGCTGCATCATCGCCTAAAACGCACAATTTTGTTCGCACTCATTTCCATCGTGCGACACAGTGTGATTTTTGCGGAAAGAAAATTTGGCTTAAAGATGCCGTCCAATGTCGTGATTGTTCAATGACATGCCATAAAAAATGCATAACAAAGTGTCAAAATTCAACAGTTTGTGGTCCAGTTGATTGTTCAGGAGTTTTAAATACTATTTCGACTACAGCCCAACAACCTGAATTTACTGTAACTGAAGCTCCAtcatcaacagcaacaacaagtATTGATGAACCTTCCGAAgaagaacaacaaaaattgaTTGATACAAAAACTAGCACAGAACCAGTAGTTCATCGTCAAAGTTTAACAGGTCTCATTGCACAAGGATTGAAACGTGTTAATTCGGCTAATAATTTGGCAATACCTGGGATATCATCGTCGTTGAGTCAGAATAGTAAAAGTTTACCACCAAGTCCGCAACATAGTCCAAG CAGAAAGCAGTCATTGGTCAACCAGGGAGTAAGTCCGTTCATAACTGTCACTCAAATACTTGAGTCCATTCCGAATGACCTCGAAAAGCTCTCAAACGAACAGATAAATAGCATAACTGAGCCTATTATTAATATAGGACGAGATGAAGATGTTATGACACTAGCAAAGGATGCCAGCAAGGAGTTATTCGGTGATCGAACTTCTGTTGAAAGAATGTCCAAAATCAATGAGTTG CTTACCAAACTTCGATTGGCCTTAGATAGTG
- the LOC129910865 gene encoding PDZ domain-containing protein 8 isoform X1, with amino-acid sequence MDLTSLLLFGFISVVIGAVLMLIVQYYIYVRFCDMPQTSNEQKDFNEKYALPEDIHENATKFDPESKSPLMALNLIMQFLFHELKHTSRVRKWFYRKLSLELDELVTKTTTGKLFDKLTLKDLDLGDQFPEIKILTVHDLDIHETEGRIENLDLQLDIKYTGNFRMAVDAVMVLGKKASLTLKVKRLSGLARLQFTRKPYTHWSLSFLGDPELDLGIESKFQGRHMQSNISSLISNQIRRAVRRKHTLPKHKLRYKPFFQENDEEIDADIQPNGLLEVKISELSRLLIPNATITDVYCTLTMASLAWVEAKQKDDRNVIVSIDVEIHKAKNQQIGILFKQGEHNVEIEAVLPNTPAIKSQLRSGDTLISIEGTRVNSIQQVAKIVKALSKSVFFLRIERLIPGIIRNDAILEDLDVYEDLGEPKPPPTPKLIPHGVELLSQPPLTGNPLPRQVRSNSSSESSISNTPTNSPKKTKLIAKAIKKTLTRESSDTSVISAEDNKSIGKTRAREDSLSNSMPPIAIPPVRSEVMDVEHYQQHSTIDCSIDNLIHMDDICRFKLNSNCKYLNLCVYGKCTGDSVLLGFLNIPVKSVIGECMETSLIEMMKTYHLVPPVQQDLKAHDLSSMSGFNPNMCFGDILMAFSWDGNPIQGEIVKKPLKAKSSSEKLEEIEKSEATTAASSPKTHNFVRTHFHRATQCDFCGKKIWLKDAVQCRDCSMTCHKKCITKCQNSTVCGPVDCSGVLNTISTTAQQPEFTVTEAPSSTATTSIDEPSEEEQQKLIDTKTSTEPVVHRQSLTGLIAQGLKRVNSANNLAIPGISSSLSQNSKSLPPSPQHSPSRFELMSSRFLCDLKQSLVNQGVSPFITVTQILESIPNDLEKLSNEQINSITEPIINIGRDEDVMTLAKDASKELFGDRTSVERMSKINELLTKLRLALDSETSNHSKLLEVNPNESSIIKSISNDSTRSQSNEKIQESDAPISPNSKEALARKAFDLGKSEERVQALSVIMLYLCTGLQHAQGVAFQ; translated from the exons atggATTTGACCAGCCTTTTGTTGTTTGGCTTTATATCGGTGGTGATTGGAGCTGTTCTAATGCTGATTGTTCAATATTATATTTATGTTCGTTTTTGCGATATGCCACAAACTAGCAATGAACAAAaggattttaatgaaaaatatgcaCTGCCTGAG GATATACACGAAAATGCAACAAAATTTGATCCTGAAAGTAAATCCCCCCTGATGGCACTCAATTTGATAATGCAATTCCTATTCCATGAATTGAAGCACACCAGCAGAGTACGGAAGTGGTTCTACCGGAAGCTTTCGTTGGAACTGGATGAATTGGTTACGAAGACCACTACAGGCAAATTATTCGATAAGTTGACG CTCAAAGATCTTGATCTCGGTGACCAATTTCCAGAAATAAAAATACTCACCGTTCACGATTTGGATATTCACGAAACAGAAGGTCGTATTGAAAATTTAGACTTGCAATTAGATATAAAATACACTGGTAATTTTCGAATGGCAGTTGATGCAGTAATGGTTTTGGGGAAAAAAGCTTCATTGACATTAAAAG TTAAACGATTATCTGGATTGGCAAGACTTCAATTTACCAGAAAACCCTACACCCATTGGTCACTAAGTTTCCTTGGTGATCCTGAACTTGATTTAGGTATTGAATCTAAATTTCAAGGCCGTCACATGCAATCCAATATCAGTAGTCTAATATCAAATCAAATTCGAAGAGCAGTTCGTCGCAAACACACTCTACCAAAACATAAACTCCGATATAAACCGTTTTTCCAAGAAAACGATGAAGAAATCGATGCTGATATTCAACCTAATGGTTTATTAGAAGTTAAAATATCTGAACTTTCTCGTCTGCTAATTCCCAATGCAACTATTACCGATGTTTATTGCACCTTGACAATGGCTTCTTTAGCATGGGttgaagcaaaacaaaaagatGACCGAAATGTTATTGTTTCAATAGATGTGGAAATACACAAGGCGAAAAATCAACAAATCGGTATCCTATTTAAACAGGGTGAACATAATGTTGAAATCGAAGCAGTTCTACCAAATACTCCAGCAATTAAATCCCAACTTCGATCCGGAGATACACTTATTTCGATTGAAGGAACAAGAGTTAACTCTATTCAGCAGGTCGCTAAAATTGTCAAAGCTCTCAGCAAGTCGGTATTTTTCCTACGAATTGAACGTTTAATACCTGGAATTATACGTAACGATGCTATTTTGGAAGATTTAGATGTCTACGAGGATCTTGGTGAACCAAAACCTCCTCCCACACCTAAACTAATACCTCATGGTGTTGAACTACTAAGCCAGCCACCTTTGACTGGAAATCCCTTACCAAGACAAGTTCGAAGCAATTCCTCGAGTGAATCGAGTATTTCGAACACACCAACTAATTCACCTAAAAAGACAAAACTCATTGCCAAAGCTATTAAAAAGACTCTTACTCGAGAAAGTAGTGACACTTCTGTCATTTCTGCAGAAGATAATAAATCAATTGGTAAAACAAGGGCTAGAGAAGATTCACTAAGCAATTCAATGCCTCCAATTGCAATTCCCCCAGTACGAAGTGAAGTCATGGATGTCGAACACTACCAACAACATTCAACTATTGATTGCTCTATCGACAATCTTATCCATATGGACGACATTTGTCGTTTCAAACTGAATTCAAATTGCAAGTATTTGAATCTCTGTGTCTATGGCAAATGCACTGGAGACAGCGTTCTTCTAGGATTTTTAAACATTCCAGTTAAAAGTGTTATTGGCGAGTGCATGGAGACAAGCTTAATTGAGATGATGAAGACATATCACCTTGTACCCCCAGTTCAGCAAGattt AAAAGCTCACGATCTATCGTCGATGTCAGGATTTAATCCAAATATGTGTTTTGGAGATATTCTCATGGCCTTTTCATGGGACGGAAATCCGATTCAGGGTGAAATTGTGAAGAAACCATTAAAGGCCAA AAGTTCCTCAGAAAAATTGGAAGAAATTGAAAAGTCTGAAGCCACAACTGCTGCATCATCGCCTAAAACGCACAATTTTGTTCGCACTCATTTCCATCGTGCGACACAGTGTGATTTTTGCGGAAAGAAAATTTGGCTTAAAGATGCCGTCCAATGTCGTGATTGTTCAATGACATGCCATAAAAAATGCATAACAAAGTGTCAAAATTCAACAGTTTGTGGTCCAGTTGATTGTTCAGGAGTTTTAAATACTATTTCGACTACAGCCCAACAACCTGAATTTACTGTAACTGAAGCTCCAtcatcaacagcaacaacaagtATTGATGAACCTTCCGAAgaagaacaacaaaaattgaTTGATACAAAAACTAGCACAGAACCAGTAGTTCATCGTCAAAGTTTAACAGGTCTCATTGCACAAGGATTGAAACGTGTTAATTCGGCTAATAATTTGGCAATACCTGGGATATCATCGTCGTTGAGTCAGAATAGTAAAAGTTTACCACCAAGTCCGCAACATAGTCCAAG cCGATTTGAACTAATGTCATCTAGATTTTTGTGCgattt AAAGCAGTCATTGGTCAACCAGGGAGTAAGTCCGTTCATAACTGTCACTCAAATACTTGAGTCCATTCCGAATGACCTCGAAAAGCTCTCAAACGAACAGATAAATAGCATAACTGAGCCTATTATTAATATAGGACGAGATGAAGATGTTATGACACTAGCAAAGGATGCCAGCAAGGAGTTATTCGGTGATCGAACTTCTGTTGAAAGAATGTCCAAAATCAATGAGTTG CTTACCAAACTTCGATTGGCCTTAGATAGTG